Proteins from a single region of Nitrososphaerota archaeon:
- a CDS encoding glycosyltransferase produces MFLTDLNPLYLMALRRSIVRNSIDLVIVSEPYGIGSASLVSLGVPIIYDAHDVVADHANIAWKRVSLDFRLARLPIVRQFLREIFIGLVRVIELISCRRSNRIAVLSPLDQQRFCTLYRVPPERTVLVKPWYEPKQKLIGTKDNLVTNVVFHGIYRHPSNLEAFKTIEEYIAPELQKRDNTIRVLLAGTDLPPYERGNIRSYGHVPNLEAFLALGDVAIVPTTSGTGIRTKVFDYISHGIPIVSTVKGVEGIGLVNGVHAVICESVDETFLDSVISLAKSESKRISLARNALNLLTTEYSRRTSAEQVQVLLRGL; encoded by the coding sequence ATGTTTCTTACAGACTTGAATCCGCTCTACCTGATGGCTCTGCGGAGGTCGATAGTCAGGAACTCGATTGACTTGGTGATAGTCAGCGAACCATATGGGATTGGCTCGGCTTCTCTTGTGTCATTAGGTGTCCCTATCATCTATGACGCACATGATGTGGTCGCGGATCACGCCAACATCGCTTGGAAGAGGGTCAGTCTAGACTTCAGGCTGGCGAGGCTACCAATTGTGCGTCAGTTCCTAAGGGAGATATTTATCGGTCTCGTCAGAGTCATCGAATTGATTAGCTGCCGCAGGAGCAATAGGATTGCTGTTTTGAGCCCACTAGACCAGCAGAGGTTCTGTACGCTCTACCGCGTACCACCCGAACGGACCGTCCTGGTAAAACCATGGTACGAGCCAAAGCAAAAACTAATCGGGACCAAGGATAACCTGGTGACTAACGTTGTGTTTCACGGCATCTATCGGCATCCCTCTAATCTCGAAGCGTTCAAGACTATTGAAGAGTACATAGCGCCTGAATTGCAGAAGAGAGACAACACGATCCGCGTCCTCCTTGCTGGTACAGATCTTCCACCTTATGAACGAGGGAACATAAGATCTTATGGGCACGTGCCAAATCTGGAAGCCTTTCTCGCTCTTGGTGATGTTGCAATTGTTCCGACTACAAGCGGTACTGGCATCCGGACTAAAGTCTTTGATTATATCTCCCATGGAATCCCAATTGTATCCACTGTAAAGGGAGTGGAAGGAATCGGCTTGGTTAACGGTGTCCACGCGGTCATATGCGAGTCAGTAGACGAGACTTTCCTGGATTCGGTGATTAGTTTAGCAAAATCTGAAAGCAAACGAATTTCTCTCGCAAGGAATGCCCTCAATCTCCTCACTACTGAGTACTCTCGGCGAACTTCCGCTGAGCAGGTTCAAGTGCTGTTGCGCGGCCTATGA
- a CDS encoding DUF2206 domain-containing protein yields MAAGAVFGIGLVATSVAGISLMNAYSENWLEIIFLLSVLALPMMMVFRPPDARVYPMALWTAAVALVWHTSLFSNGLVGFDIQGEYYVANLVLSHSSWHAATALIDNGALSVVLLAPAYSLVSHVPLIWTFKLTYPFLFSLVPLVLYRVFRSQTSEPVAFLGSYYIVVTYVFYTEILAVASQEIAELLLVMLVLFIVEKRLGRAPLVVSLLTIGVVISDYSIAYLTLLLTIIAWVVLLIARSRLPSMIVRRPNQDRASTPNSSGETWKNGQTVRARLANWRFLLLLTLLVLSWNIAVAASISFSDFVGLIRHAEQAFVNSFLNPLTVQGVGVISSPSFPLQTVSRYLTGSAVVFAVIGLVWVARSHRTAGFQAEYTALSVSALILFGLTFIVPDFGAALNIERIYHVSQLLYAPLTIVGLITIARVCVAKFTKFSLSHTAALKIVAVFLSVFFLFNSGVAYLASGQLTSGGTAISLTSNVDYAAFNLLEVSGATWMVGHTPNGGHMFADVYRRLLLADYEGNSSLQIPINFLDIPVGSEILLGSFNIQSGSVLVTKSYQNYMVIYSYERISDHLANSSLVYDNSGTKIFLWSS; encoded by the coding sequence TTGGCCGCAGGTGCGGTGTTCGGCATTGGCTTGGTCGCGACCTCTGTCGCAGGTATTTCCCTGATGAATGCTTATTCGGAAAATTGGCTCGAAATTATCTTTCTTCTTTCAGTACTTGCGCTTCCAATGATGATGGTATTTCGACCTCCAGATGCTCGAGTTTACCCAATGGCATTGTGGACGGCCGCTGTTGCCTTGGTCTGGCACACATCCCTTTTTTCGAATGGCCTCGTGGGGTTTGACATCCAAGGAGAATACTATGTCGCGAATCTCGTGTTGTCACACTCGAGTTGGCATGCTGCAACTGCATTGATTGACAACGGGGCTCTGAGCGTCGTTTTACTTGCACCTGCGTATTCTCTCGTCAGTCACGTGCCCCTAATCTGGACCTTCAAGTTGACCTACCCTTTCCTTTTCTCCCTAGTTCCGCTTGTCCTTTATCGGGTCTTCCGCAGCCAGACCAGTGAGCCAGTTGCGTTTCTAGGATCTTATTATATTGTTGTAACGTACGTTTTCTATACTGAAATACTCGCCGTTGCCTCGCAGGAAATCGCGGAGTTGCTGCTGGTCATGCTTGTACTCTTCATCGTAGAGAAGCGGCTAGGACGCGCACCTTTGGTTGTCAGTTTGTTAACAATTGGTGTGGTCATTTCAGACTACAGCATCGCGTACCTGACTTTGCTCCTGACCATTATCGCTTGGGTTGTGTTGCTTATTGCGCGATCAAGGCTTCCTTCCATGATTGTGCGTCGACCCAATCAGGACCGAGCGTCGACCCCGAACTCGAGCGGCGAAACTTGGAAGAATGGCCAAACGGTACGGGCTAGATTAGCGAATTGGCGGTTTCTTCTCTTGCTCACGCTCTTGGTTCTCTCGTGGAACATCGCTGTAGCTGCCTCAATTTCATTTTCGGACTTCGTCGGGTTGATTCGCCACGCAGAGCAGGCGTTCGTTAATTCATTCTTGAACCCACTTACAGTTCAAGGAGTTGGTGTGATTTCATCTCCTTCATTTCCGCTCCAGACTGTTTCGCGTTATCTCACCGGAAGCGCCGTGGTCTTCGCTGTTATTGGTCTGGTTTGGGTTGCGCGTTCCCATAGAACCGCTGGTTTCCAGGCTGAATACACTGCTCTTTCTGTGTCGGCTTTGATTCTTTTTGGTCTGACATTCATAGTTCCTGATTTTGGTGCGGCGTTGAACATTGAGCGTATTTATCACGTCTCACAGTTGTTGTATGCTCCACTCACAATAGTGGGGTTGATTACCATCGCCAGAGTTTGCGTCGCGAAGTTCACCAAGTTCAGTTTGAGTCACACGGCCGCCCTAAAGATTGTCGCAGTTTTTCTGTCGGTCTTCTTCTTATTCAACAGCGGTGTGGCTTACTTGGCGAGTGGGCAGCTTACTTCAGGAGGTACGGCCATTTCCCTTACAAGCAACGTGGACTACGCCGCTTTCAACCTGCTTGAAGTATCTGGCGCTACTTGGATGGTCGGACACACGCCGAATGGCGGACACATGTTCGCTGATGTCTATCGAAGGCTCCTCTTGGCAGACTATGAGGGAAATAGTTCGCTCCAGATTCCGATCAACTTCCTAGATATCCCAGTTGGTTCCGAAATTCTCTTGGGATCCTTCAACATACAGAGCGGAAGTGTGTTGGTTACCAAGTCATATCAGAACTACATGGTCATCTACTCTTACGAACGAATATCCGACCATTTGGCCAACTCGTCGCTTGTTTATGACAATTCTGGCACGAAAATCTTCCTTTGGTCTTCGTAA
- a CDS encoding NAD-dependent epimerase/dehydratase family protein: MRILIAGMDGYLGWSLALHLAKRGHEVAGFDNLSRRSLVAEIGSQSMTPILGMENRLEAAKEVHDFDIGFGHGSTLDYGYLRDVLKEFKPEAIVDLAEMPSAPYSMIDREHAVFTQTNNVIGTLNLLFEMKENTRGAHLVKLGTMGEYGTPNVAIPEGFFEVEYRGRKDILTFPRQAGSWYHWSKVHDTGNIAFACKIWGLRSTDIMQGVVYGTRTPEMTDDRLLTRFDFDEAFGTAINRFCAQAAIEYPISPYGTGQMRRGFIALVDSIQCMTIAIEHPPEEEEYRVFNQLDEVYGIGELANKVATVARNKFGLKGEISYVKDPRMEAQEHFYEVDHEQLKNLGFKPTRTLLAELEIILGDCMKYKSRIVEKKEHINPTITWNKGKEQGNLLGHI; this comes from the coding sequence TTGAGGATACTCATTGCTGGGATGGACGGGTATCTTGGATGGTCGCTCGCATTGCATCTAGCCAAGCGAGGACACGAGGTGGCTGGCTTCGACAACTTATCCCGCAGGTCGCTGGTCGCCGAGATCGGTTCGCAGAGCATGACCCCAATACTGGGTATGGAGAACAGGCTGGAGGCGGCCAAGGAGGTTCACGATTTCGACATCGGGTTTGGGCACGGGAGCACGCTCGACTATGGGTACCTCAGAGATGTCTTGAAGGAGTTCAAGCCGGAGGCAATCGTTGATCTCGCGGAGATGCCTTCTGCACCCTACAGCATGATAGACAGGGAGCATGCAGTCTTCACTCAGACGAACAACGTCATCGGGACCCTCAATCTGCTCTTCGAGATGAAAGAGAACACAAGGGGTGCCCACCTAGTCAAGCTTGGGACGATGGGGGAGTACGGCACCCCAAACGTAGCTATCCCTGAGGGGTTCTTCGAAGTCGAGTACCGTGGAAGAAAGGACATACTGACCTTCCCGCGTCAGGCTGGATCGTGGTATCACTGGAGCAAAGTCCATGACACCGGGAACATCGCGTTCGCATGTAAAATCTGGGGGCTACGTTCGACAGACATAATGCAAGGGGTCGTCTACGGGACGCGTACCCCCGAAATGACCGATGACAGGCTTCTAACAAGATTCGATTTCGATGAAGCATTTGGAACCGCGATTAACAGGTTCTGCGCCCAAGCCGCAATCGAATACCCAATCAGCCCCTACGGGACCGGCCAGATGCGACGGGGGTTCATTGCCCTGGTAGATTCTATCCAGTGCATGACTATAGCCATCGAGCACCCACCCGAGGAGGAGGAATACAGAGTATTCAACCAACTGGATGAGGTCTATGGGATCGGCGAGTTGGCCAACAAGGTGGCCACGGTGGCAAGAAACAAGTTCGGCCTGAAGGGCGAAATATCGTACGTTAAGGACCCGAGAATGGAGGCCCAAGAGCACTTTTATGAAGTGGACCACGAACAACTGAAGAACTTGGGGTTCAAGCCCACCAGGACTTTGTTGGCTGAGCTTGAGATTATACTTGGAGACTGTATGAAGTACAAGAGTCGGATAGTTGAGAAGAAGGAGCACATCAATCCTACAATCACTTGGAATAAGGGAAAAGAACAAGGCAATCTGCTAGGCCATATATGA
- a CDS encoding IS5 family transposase produces MSTTDRDWHRYNEALVRRGELNLDSSVVEEWKTELKKANDGKVGEPYRYPESYIRFLAFVRLLFHQPYRQTEGFVHSLSRFVDGLHAPDYSTIDRRANRLRVDLDESLVRSNDPVSIAVDASGVKVHNGGDWIRRVWKVKKGHLKIHFAVDVKTGQVVSMDVSSEKVGDGRRLKRLARRVLADEAYDSKANFNFLAGEGIEPVIRLAKNSVPKCNGSYARKKAVIEQQAFRPKAWSRIHRFGHRWMVEGAFSCIKRIFGEYVTAREFVNMAREMAMKAYIYNGFIAAR; encoded by the coding sequence ATGTCGACGACAGACAGGGACTGGCACAGGTACAACGAGGCTCTGGTGAGGAGGGGGGAGCTGAACCTCGACTCCTCCGTCGTGGAGGAGTGGAAGACCGAGCTGAAGAAGGCTAACGACGGCAAGGTGGGGGAGCCCTACCGCTACCCCGAGTCGTACATCAGGTTCCTGGCGTTCGTCCGGCTGCTCTTCCACCAGCCCTACAGGCAGACCGAGGGGTTCGTCCACTCCCTCTCCAGGTTCGTGGACGGCCTCCACGCTCCTGACTACTCCACCATAGACAGGAGGGCGAACCGCCTTCGGGTCGACCTGGACGAGTCGCTCGTCAGGTCGAACGACCCCGTCAGCATCGCGGTGGACGCATCAGGGGTCAAGGTCCACAACGGAGGGGACTGGATCCGACGCGTCTGGAAGGTGAAGAAGGGGCACCTGAAGATACACTTCGCAGTCGACGTGAAGACAGGGCAGGTGGTATCCATGGACGTGTCGTCGGAGAAGGTCGGTGACGGGAGACGGCTGAAGAGGCTGGCGAGGAGGGTCCTGGCGGACGAGGCGTACGACTCGAAGGCCAACTTCAACTTCCTCGCTGGGGAAGGGATCGAGCCCGTCATCAGGCTGGCCAAGAACTCGGTCCCGAAGTGCAACGGCTCCTACGCCAGGAAGAAGGCAGTCATAGAGCAGCAGGCCTTCAGACCGAAGGCCTGGTCGAGGATACACAGGTTCGGGCATAGGTGGATGGTCGAGGGGGCCTTCTCGTGCATCAAACGCATCTTCGGGGAGTACGTCACGGCCAGGGAGTTCGTCAACATGGCCAGGGAGATGGCCATGAAGGCGTACATCTACAACGGGTTCATCGCGGCGAGGTAG
- a CDS encoding class I SAM-dependent methyltransferase, which translates to MQEESTRYTGVPNWSDFRALRRSQTLRILEEYSNEFLRANASVTNLYKWSLDPLHHWSRLWEYPYCWRILRAYSAGRTVRILDAGCGWTFFPYFLSAKLPRSTVVGCDSDSNLSQLFNYSNARMRCTVDFDVESLEELAYPDASFDVVYCISVLEHLRERNKALGELKRVLRKGGLLLLTYDISPDGLSDIPIAEARQLLERLQKEFSPVGNYSLRLISTQKGILGRFPMRTPSELFATCVRFVNRDIRWDHLVSSFGLTFHRRGFQGKTIFAGAFLRD; encoded by the coding sequence ATGCAAGAAGAGAGCACCAGGTACACAGGAGTACCCAATTGGTCTGACTTCCGGGCATTGAGAAGGAGTCAAACGCTCAGAATCTTAGAGGAATATTCGAACGAATTCTTACGAGCCAATGCGAGCGTTACCAACTTGTACAAATGGTCTCTTGATCCGTTACATCACTGGAGCCGTCTCTGGGAGTATCCCTACTGTTGGCGGATTCTTCGCGCTTACTCTGCCGGTCGAACCGTTCGCATCCTAGATGCGGGGTGTGGTTGGACATTCTTCCCGTATTTTCTCAGCGCCAAACTGCCACGCAGCACCGTCGTCGGATGTGATTCTGACAGCAACCTCAGCCAGTTGTTCAATTACTCCAACGCTAGAATGAGATGCACCGTCGACTTTGATGTCGAGAGTCTTGAAGAACTTGCATACCCCGATGCTAGTTTTGACGTCGTGTACTGCATTTCGGTCCTCGAACACCTTAGAGAGCGCAACAAAGCGCTAGGGGAACTAAAGAGGGTGCTGAGAAAGGGCGGGTTGCTTCTGCTTACTTATGACATTTCACCGGATGGCTTGAGTGACATACCAATTGCCGAAGCAAGACAGCTTCTAGAGCGGCTGCAGAAAGAATTTTCCCCTGTCGGTAACTATTCCTTGCGACTCATTTCAACGCAAAAAGGAATCTTGGGCAGATTCCCCATGCGGACCCCTTCTGAACTCTTTGCAACTTGCGTCCGCTTCGTTAATCGCGATATCAGATGGGATCACTTGGTCAGTTCATTCGGCCTCACCTTTCACCGGCGTGGTTTCCAAGGAAAGACTATCTTCGCAGGCGCGTTTCTCCGCGACTAG
- a CDS encoding glycosyltransferase, which translates to MRVLFVTGTSDFQVAGGGEVAVLKKKDYLSRIGVEVELFNPVADKIRDFDLVHLYQFRLSNLEIARFTRRLGIPIILQPVYWPTDELLNEYPNARLSRLIQRALRLGRRSRLYFRIAEPLPFDPAAMLMSYSRVITTNSRLEEEVLRAEFPTSAQFEVIPAGVDARFADARPDVFRNQYNLEEFVLTVANICARKNTLRLINACKRLGIPLVVVGKPIEHAYYDRCLREAQGGKVLFLTDIEHDSPLLLSCYAAASVFALPSWLETPGLAALEAAVAGCKLVLTNRGSTTEYFSDKAIYVNPGSVESIMNGLKEARSAPRNLALKASILTRCRWEAVAESLRAVYESVLE; encoded by the coding sequence ATGAGGGTCTTGTTCGTAACTGGCACATCAGACTTCCAGGTGGCAGGTGGGGGAGAAGTTGCGGTTCTGAAGAAGAAGGATTATCTTTCAAGAATAGGCGTTGAAGTCGAACTATTCAACCCTGTTGCCGACAAAATCCGGGACTTTGACTTGGTTCATCTCTACCAGTTCAGGCTCTCGAACCTTGAAATCGCACGGTTCACACGCAGATTAGGGATTCCTATAATCCTTCAGCCCGTATATTGGCCGACAGACGAACTCCTCAATGAATATCCTAATGCCAGGTTAAGTCGGTTGATTCAGAGGGCCCTGCGTCTAGGACGTCGGAGTCGCCTTTACTTCAGAATTGCGGAACCTTTGCCATTTGACCCGGCAGCCATGCTGATGTCGTATTCCCGCGTCATTACGACCAATTCACGACTGGAAGAAGAAGTCTTGCGCGCGGAATTCCCCACTTCCGCGCAATTTGAGGTGATTCCGGCGGGTGTGGATGCTAGGTTTGCCGACGCCAGACCAGATGTATTCAGAAATCAGTACAATCTCGAAGAATTTGTTCTTACCGTTGCGAATATCTGTGCTAGAAAGAATACACTTCGACTGATTAATGCGTGCAAGAGGCTGGGAATCCCTCTGGTTGTTGTTGGAAAACCAATAGAACACGCGTACTACGACCGGTGCCTCCGCGAAGCTCAAGGTGGTAAAGTTCTCTTTCTTACTGACATCGAGCACGACTCTCCCCTCCTTTTGTCTTGTTATGCAGCCGCATCAGTGTTTGCTCTACCCAGCTGGCTCGAGACGCCGGGCCTTGCTGCGCTTGAGGCCGCAGTCGCAGGCTGCAAACTCGTGCTGACGAATCGAGGAAGCACTACCGAGTATTTCTCTGACAAAGCTATCTATGTCAATCCTGGGTCTGTCGAGTCTATAATGAATGGCCTTAAGGAAGCGAGGTCGGCTCCCAGGAATCTCGCATTGAAGGCCAGCATTCTTACCCGATGCAGATGGGAAGCCGTGGCAGAATCGCTCAGGGCTGTGTACGAGTCCGTACTAGAGTAG
- the wecB gene encoding UDP-N-acetylglucosamine 2-epimerase (non-hydrolyzing), which translates to MKVLTRDELGDSICVVLGTRPGIIKMSPIIKELDNRGMKFFVVHTGQHYSRNMSEDLFSDLELPRPEYHVEGVDESYFHGEQTSIMLTGVENALLKERPTCTLVGGDANTNLAGGLAARKLGIMVGHIEAGLRSNDWRMPEEHNRVMLDHISEYLFAPTTGARQNLIRDRVRGRIYVVGNTIADAVIQNRETAQAKSTILTHLHLSPKEFIVLTAHREENVDNPQRLRLLSSLLAELVDHIKLPVIFSVHPRTERRIKQFNLSVPQSVVVLPALGYLDFLNLLDNASFVITDSGGIQEEACILRVPCVTIRDNTERPETVKVGANVVTGLDRTPFLDGCRNQMLNDRSWRNPYAPGAAKRIVSILDNELFGGRHMHDGRVSKA; encoded by the coding sequence ATGAAAGTCTTGACTCGGGACGAACTAGGTGATTCCATCTGCGTGGTACTAGGGACCCGTCCTGGAATAATCAAGATGAGCCCAATCATCAAGGAACTTGATAATCGCGGAATGAAGTTTTTCGTCGTCCACACAGGTCAACACTATTCGCGCAACATGAGCGAAGATCTATTCTCAGACCTCGAATTGCCACGCCCTGAGTATCACGTTGAAGGTGTCGACGAGTCGTATTTCCATGGAGAACAGACGTCAATAATGCTCACTGGTGTCGAGAACGCTCTCCTGAAAGAAAGACCTACGTGTACGTTGGTGGGAGGCGACGCTAACACGAATCTGGCGGGAGGTCTCGCGGCGCGGAAACTTGGCATAATGGTTGGTCACATCGAGGCCGGGTTACGAAGTAACGACTGGCGGATGCCTGAAGAACACAATCGTGTAATGCTTGACCACATCTCCGAATACTTGTTTGCCCCAACCACAGGGGCCCGTCAAAATCTAATCAGAGATAGGGTACGTGGACGCATCTACGTGGTTGGGAATACTATAGCTGATGCAGTCATCCAAAACAGAGAAACGGCTCAAGCGAAGAGCACAATCTTGACGCATTTACATCTCTCACCAAAAGAGTTCATCGTCCTTACCGCGCATCGGGAAGAAAACGTGGACAACCCGCAAAGACTAAGGCTCTTGTCTTCTCTTCTTGCTGAATTAGTCGACCATATCAAACTACCAGTTATCTTCAGTGTTCATCCCAGAACCGAGAGGAGAATCAAACAATTCAACTTATCGGTTCCCCAATCCGTGGTTGTGCTCCCTGCCCTAGGATACTTGGATTTTCTGAACCTTCTTGACAACGCTTCGTTCGTTATCACTGATAGCGGTGGAATCCAGGAAGAAGCGTGCATCCTACGCGTCCCTTGTGTGACAATCCGTGATAATACGGAACGTCCTGAGACCGTCAAAGTGGGGGCTAATGTTGTCACGGGTCTAGATCGAACTCCATTCCTTGACGGATGCAGGAATCAAATGCTGAACGACCGTTCGTGGCGCAACCCTTATGCCCCTGGTGCTGCGAAGAGAATTGTGTCAATTCTAGACAACGAACTATTCGGAGGACGGCACATGCACGACGGACGAGTGAGTAAAGCGTGA
- a CDS encoding adenylyl-sulfate kinase, which yields MHVAKVLSRNRAIVISALIASYRASRAAAKEIIEPERFLGAYIKAPLEVCEARNPKGLYAKVFLPRGTHTQTLFYRRSELQHP from the coding sequence ATCCACGTTGCCAAAGTCCTTTCCAGGAACAGGGCGATCGTGATCTCGGCCCTCATCGCGTCCTACAGGGCCTCGAGGGCGGCCGCCAAGGAGATAATAGAGCCAGAGAGGTTTCTCGGGGCATACATCAAGGCGCCCCTTGAGGTCTGCGAGGCGAGGAACCCGAAGGGACTGTATGCGAAGGTCTTCTTGCCCAGAGGAACACACACTCAAACCCTTTTCTACCGTCGTTCTGAGCTTCAGCACCCTTGA